Below is a window of Myroides profundi DNA.
ATTGTCATTGAGTTATAATGATCATATAGGAGACTTAAACTATAAGATTTTTGGAAATGCAAGTTTCTTAGAAAATGAACTAGTAAACTTAAATGGATATAACCAAAGTGGAATAGACTATATCGCCCATGGAGATAATGTTCGTGGGGTGCTTTCTCCATATAGATCTGTAGTAGGTAGACCGCTTTACTCTACTTATTTAGTTCCTTATTTGGGAATCTTCCAGTCGCAATCAGAGATTGATGCGCACCGTTCTAATGAGGGTAAATTAATACAACCTAATGCTAAACCTGGTGACTTTAAGTTCGAAGACAGCAATGGAGATGGTAAGATAGATAATAATGATAAGCAGTTTATGAACGCTTATTTACCTAAGATTACTTATAGTTTTGGTTTAAACTTAGAATATAAAAACTTTGATCTAAGTATGTTCTTCCAAGGAGTAGGTGATGTGAAAGTATTCAACGGATATAAGTTCACAGCTTACAATGCTTCTTTACAAGGATATAATTTAGATAGTCGTGTGATGGGAGCATGGACTCCTGATAATCCGAATGCTAGTCTTCCTAGATTATCTACTAAAGATGATAATCAGAACTATGGAACGACTTCTAGTTGGTACTTAGAAGATGCTTCTTATTTACGATTAAAGAACTTAACAATCGGATACACTATGCCTAAGAGTGTAATGAATAGTCTATCCCCTAAATCTAGTTTAAGAATATTCATGTCTGGAGATAATTTATTTACGATTACTGGATATGATGGTATAGATCCAGAAGTAGGAGGTGTAGGAATGGACGTAGCAAGATATCCTGTGTCAAGAACAATATCAGGAGGTTTCTTATTTACTTTTTAATCACTTATAATTATGAAAAAATATAGTTTATCTAAATATAGCTTAGTATTAGGTTTATCAGCAATCTTATCACTAGGAGCTTGTAGTTCTGATTTTACAGAGTTAGATCCAAAAGGAAATACATCTTATGAGAATTTCTGGAAAACAGAGCAGGATGCTACAGAGGCGGCTAATAGCTTGTATCAGATGATGATGGAAGATGAAATGTTTGGGAGAGGATTCTTTTGGTATATTAATGCTTCTGACGATATGGTAACAGGACGTCTTAATGCAACAGCAGACAATATTAAAAACTTTAACCTAAATGGGGATGAGGGTTATATCAATGGTATTTATCAAAATGCTTATAAAGTAATCCGAAGAGCTAATGATATCATTGTTAATGTTCCTGGAATGAAAATCAGTGAATCATTAAAAAAGAGAGTACTAGGTGAGGCTTATTTTATGCGTGGTTTCTTTTATTTCTGGCTAGCGCATACATATGGAGATAATGGAAATAACGGTGGTGTGCCTATTATTACAGAGGCTAATATGTCGCAGCCAGCAGGTAGCTATACAAGGCCAAAAAGCGTGATTGAGAACTATGACCATATCGTTCAGGATTTGACAAAAGCATCAGAGTTATTGCCTCTTTTTACTTCTTATTCAGCTGATAATTATGGTAGAGCACATAAAGATGCTGCTTTAGCCTATATCGCAAAGACTTATTTATATTGGGCACAATATGACTCTTCTAAGTTTAATGAAGTAATTAAGTATGCAGATGCAGTTACAAATTCTGGATCAGGAAGAGCACTTGTCAATACAGGTAATCCTTCTAAAGATTACAGAGAATTACACAGTGCTTTAAACAACTGGAAGAGTGAGTATATCTGGTCTGTAAACTCTGGAATAGAAGGAGGGAGTATTCTTCCGGGCTGTATGTTAGAGAACAAAGGATGGGGAGCTTATAACGGATGGGGGTATTTTACACCTACAGAAGGACTATATCAAGAGTTCGAAAAAGGGGATGCACGTAGAGCAGTAACGCTAATGGTCTTCGGAGATGAGTTTAGCTACTTTGGGCAAACCAAAAGATATTCTTCAGAGAACTCGATGTCTGGACTTCAGTTTAACAAATATATGTATGAGTATAGTACAGAAGATGCTTTAGGGAAGTTTATCAATATGAATGGAGATAAACCAACAACAAACTACAATGTTCCTCTAATGCGCTATGCTGAGATTTTATTAATGAAGGCTGAAGCTCAAATCATGTTAGGGCAGAATGGTGATCAGGCATTAAATCAGGTGCGTAAGCGCGCTGGATTAGCACCTAAGAATGGGGCGACGATGACAGACTTAAAACATGAGAGAAGAGTAGAGTTAGCTGGAGAATTTGCAAATAGACATTTTGACTTAGTAAGATGGGGAGATGCAAAAGAGGCTTATGGAAAACCTCTTTATGGAAGAATTCATGAAGATCGTTCTAACCCTGATTCTCCTTATAAGGTATCAGAGGTATGGAAAGCTAGAAACTTTGACGCAAGTTATATGCATGTATGGCCAATACCGAATAGGGCTGTACAATCATCAGGAATACAACAAAACGTAGGATGGTAATTTAATTTCAAAACCAATTGAGGGCTACCTTTTTGGGGCTAGCCCTCTTTTTTATGCAACACAATGAAACGACTTTTTTTATCTATAGCCTTTATTTCAAGTGTCTTAATGGCTAATGCTCAATCAAAAAATTATAAGATACACTCTCATAATGATTATCATCAATCTACTCCTTTCTGGACGGCTTATTCTAATGGAGCAGAGTCCATAGAGATTGATTTAGTCATAGAACAAGGCAAGTTATATGTAGCACACGAAGTAAGTTCTGTACAAGTGAATAGAACGATAGAAAGCTTGTATTTGGAATCATTAGAAAAAGCTATTCAATTAGGTATTGGTAAGGCAAAGGGACTTAGTTTTTTAATTGATTTAAAATCAAATGCAAATCAGTCTATGGAGCTATTATTACCAGTACTGAAGAAGTATGAAAGATTAATTAAAGAACAAGAAATTACTTTTGTTATTTCTGGGAATAAGCCAGATACAAAAGTTTTTGAACAATATCCTTACTATGTAAAATTAGATCACCAGAGTTTAACTCCTTTAAAAAATGCAATGCTATGGGAACGAGTAGCCATGGTAAGTCTTAATTTTAAAGATTACTCTGTTTGGAATGGTAAGGGGCGCATGGTAGAAGAAGAAAGACAAAAACTTCAAGAAGTAATAGACTTAGTTCACAAGCAAGGTAAACAAGTTCGCTTTTGGGGAACTCCAGATGGAAAAACTGCATTTAAGGCGTTTTATGATATGGGCATTGATGTTATCAATACTGATAATCCTTACTTAGCACAGACATACTTAAAAAACTTAGATCGTGCTGTATATCATAATACAACAGTATCTGAGGTCTATAAGCCAACATTTGCAAATGATGATAAGGATGTACCTATTAAGAATGTTATTCTCTTAATAGGGGATGGAAATGGGTTGACACAGATATCTTCTGCTGCTTTAGCAAATGGAGGTGACTTAAGTTTACTTCAGTTGAAGAGTGTAGGCTTTATCAAAACGCAAGCAGGGGATGATTTTACAACAGACTCTGCAGCAGCAGGAACTGCTTTAGCAACAGGTCAGAAAACCTATAATCGTTCTATTGGGATGGGTATGGACAGAATGCCTTTAAAGAATATGACGGAGTACTTAGCGCCGTTTAATTATAAAACGGGAGTAATTACCACGGATGAATTAACAGGAGCTACGCCTTCTGCTTTTTACGCACATCAAAAAGATAGAGATGATAGTTCATTAATAGCTCAAGATTTATTAAAAAGCCAACTTTCTCTCTTTGTAGGTGGAGGAAGGAAGTCCTTTAAGAATGTGAATTTAAAGCAAGAGTTTACTTTACTAGAGCAAGTAGAACAGCTTAGTACTAGTAAGGATGCTCGTGTTGGTTATTTCTTAGGAGAAGGAGGATTAAAAGGTGTAATAGAAGGAAGAATAGACGTTTTAGCACAGTCTACTAAACACAGTTTAGACTTTTTGTCAAAAGGAGATCAACCTTTCTTTTTAATGGTAGAAGGAGCTAAAATAGATTCTTATGGTCATTTTAATAATACAGGAGGCATTGTAACAGAGGGAATTGACTTCGATAAAGCGATAACAGAAGCTTTAAAGTTTGCAGATAAAGACGGGCAAACCTTAGTTATTATAACAGCAGATCACGAGACAGGCGGTTTTGCAATTCCACAAGGAGATGTAAAACAAGGCATTATTGAAGGGGATTTCATCTCTCATGATCATACAGGAACTATGGTGCCTATTTTTGCTTATGGACCTAAATCGGGTGAGTTTAGAGGAGCTTATGAGAATAATGAAGTATACCATAAGATTATAAAACTCTTAAATCTTGATAACTAATGAAGCGCTTATTAGTAGGTATAAGTCTTATTATAACGAGTGGAGCTTGGGCACAACAGACACAAGTAAAAGGTAGAGTATTTGAAGATACCAATCAAAATAAGCAATACGATAAAGGAGAACCTCTGTTAAAAGATGTTTTGATCAGTAATGGTAAGGATTTAGTTGTGACTAATGCTAAAGGTGAATATAAGATCAACAGTTTAGGGCAAGGTCAAATCTTTTTAATCAAGCCTTCAGGATATCAGTCTCCTTTGTCAAAGTCTAATAAAGTTGAGTTTTATATTCCTTTTGGAGAAGAACATAAGAGTTATGATTTTCCTGTGTATAAGCAAGAGGAAGGTAAACCTCTAAAAGCTGTTTTATTGGGAGATTTGCAGTCGGATGTAATGGATGATATTCATCACGTAGAAAAACTCGTGGTAAGCGAATTAGCTACCACACCTCCAGATTTAATCTTTCCTCTTGGAGATTTAGCTTTTGATCGATTAGAGGTGTTTGAACCTTTATCACAGGCATTAGGCGTAATCGGTAGCCCTATATATTATGTGGTTGGAAATCATGATTTAAACTTTGGGTCAGGTCTAACACTTAATGATAGAGATAGTAGTTATAAGAAAGCTTTTGGCCCTTCTTATTATGCATTAGAATATGGAGAGGAGCTTATTTTAGTACTTAATAATATACTCCCTGTAAATGACAAAGAATATATAGGAACAATAGATGAGGTACAAAAAACTTTTATACAAAATGTACTGGCGCGATATACTCTAAAGTATGATAAAGTAAAAGTGATGATGCATATTCCTATTGAGTTTATGGAAGATAAGCAGGAGTTTCTAGACTTGTTTAAGGACTATAAAGAAGTCTTTGTGGCTGTAGGACATACGCATACACAGTATCATCAGTACTTTGAAAGAGAGAATAAGAAACCTGTACATCAATTAGTAGCTGGAGCTGTTTGTGGTGCGTGGTGGCAAGGGCCTCATGATATAGAAGGTATTCCTTTTGCTATGATGTATGATGGTACTTGGAAGGGATACTGGACACTAGAAACAAAAAAAGGAGATTATAATTTATCCTATAAAGTATCTGGTAGAGCTGAGGATAAACAGATTCAGATTTGGACTCCAGAAGTACAAGAGTGGGATAAGAGTTTAGAACACTTAAACGATGGATATGTCTATGCGAATGTATTTGCGGCTGATCTAAATACAAATGTTGAAATAAGCTTCGATGGTGTAAGTTGGCAAAAGATGGAGTACTATGAAGGCGTAGACCCTCATTATACCCGTCTAATAGAACTACAGAATCAAGGGCGATATAAAAATATGAAAAGTTCTCCTTTAGTAGATGCTAAAAGGAAGAGTAAACATTTATGGCGTATGCCAATACCAAAGGGGTTAAAAGAAGGCCCTCAGTTAATTAAAGTAAAAGCTATTGATCCTAGATACGGTCTTAATCATGTGGAGAATCGTGTCTTGTGGACCCCAAAATAGTTTTGTTGTAAGAAGTTGTTGTTTCAACTTTTTAGATTAGTAGTGTTTGTATTGGAAGGTGGCCTGGCGAGGTCACCTTTCTTTTTTGATTCCCATTTAAAAGCACAAAGTAGGTTATTTTAAAAAAGATTGATTTTTTAACTTTTATAAAATAATAAAAATGAGAATTAGCTGTTATAATATACATACTAGTAAAAGTTGCGTAGGTATATGCTTAACTTTATCTTTGTATGCTTAGGAAATAAAGAGATTTGCATAAATTGCTTTTGGAATAATGTTTTAAAATGCTATAAATTCTTTATTTTAGATAATTTAATTGAGAACAGGAATGATAAAAAAAGGTTTATTATTAATTGCCTTATTATTGAGTAGTTCTTTTGTATTAGGACAGAAGAAATATTCGGAGTTGACGAAAGAAGATTATTTAAATGATTTTGATATACTTATTAATATTATAAAAAAGCAACACCCTAATCCATTTCGAACTATTAGTGAAAAGGACTTGGATGCAAAAGTTGCTGAAATAAGAAAAAAACTAGAAGAGAATCCTTCTTATGCTAATTTCTTATTATCTAATCCGATTCCTTTAATTCATGATGCTCACTCTTCATTGAGTACAGATAGTACCGTTTTTGAGGATTTTACAAAGGAAACTTCTTTTTTTCCAATTAATACAATTGTCTATGATGGAAAGGTGTTTGTGAATCAACACAACCCTACTATACCTGTAGGAAGTATTATTACCAAAGTAAATGATGTAAAATCAGGAGATTACTTAAAGCGTATTAATGTAACCACGGATGGAAGTATAGAAGCTGATGATGCAAAGGACTTTTCGTTCTATGTGTCTTTAATGAGTCCTGAGCAAGAGTATAAAATCACTTATCTTGATAGTCTAAATGCTGTAGAGAGTAAAGAAGCTACACTGAAGGCAGTTAACTATGCACGAAATTATTACAATGTACAGAAAGCTATATTGCCAGTAGACATCATTAGTTATTCTTATGGAATCTATGGGCAGAAGGTCAATGACGATACATACTGCTTAACAATTAAGACTTTTGCTTTTTCAGAAGAGTTCGCTTACCAGAAGTTAAGTTCTTTCTTTGAGAAGATTAATGAAGAAGGAGTGAAGAATTTAATTATTGATATCAGAGGTAATGGAGGAGGATATCTTAGTAATATTCCTTTGTTTTACTCTTTTATATCACAAGAAAAAGTGTTTAAGAACAATTACAGATATGCAACTAAGGTAATAGATATCAATGTACGTGAGAATCTTATAGATGCTAGTGGTAGACAGTATTCTGATATGGATATTAAGAATATGAATAACTTTATGTTCCAGCGATATGACAAGAGCGAGGTAGAAGGAGATGAGTACTACTATGGTAATAATCGATTAGATGAGTCTTATGTAGAGAACTATCCTCGTGATCGTTATTTCTTTGAAGGGAATACGATGTTATTAATAGATAATAACACAGTGTCTGCAGCAGCGTATTTTGCTTCTTTGTTTAAAGAGAATAAAAGAGGAATTATCATAGGACAAGAGACACGTACATGTAGTAACTTCACTACTGCATCTTGGTTTATTAATTATAAACTGCCTAATACGCAGACGGTGGTAGATTTGCCTCGATCAGAAGTGTTCTTTAATAATTCTATCAGTACAGAGAAGGGGTGTAGAGGAGTACTACCAGACTATACTGTAGATGAAAAAGGTTTTTATAGAAGTATCTTAAACGAAGAAGACCCTGAACTTACATTTGCTTTAGATTTACTAAAGAGACAAGCTCAGAATGAAGAACAGTAATTAAGAATACTCTAAATAAATATAGATATAAGATGTAGAAGGATGACTCAAGCAGTCATCCTTTTTATTATATGTTTTTTGTAAGTTTGATTATTAATAATATAAATAGAGAACCATGTTAGATCTAGTGATCGGAATGTCTATTACACAACTAATCCTTTTTAGTATAGTATTGAATATACTGTTCTATGGTGTATCTATTGGATTGTATTTGACTTTAAACAGATGTAAGAAGGGAGAGTATATCCAAGAAATAAAACAAGAGATTACTAGAAGGGATCTAATATTATCATTTGTTGTTTTACTGTGTAATGCAGGCGTTTTTGTATTAGGAGTAGGGTTGTATAATTATGGGTATATTCATGTTCTAGAAGGTAGCTCTATCACTGTTATAGCTCTACAAACATTAGGACTAGTGATCGGTATGGACTTTCTGATGTATGTATTTCACAGATTAGCTCATATCCCGATTTTTTATCCATTAGCGCATCTAAGACACCATGAGCACAACAGTGTTAATGCGATAAGTTTATTTGTATTACATCCACTAGAGGCTATTGGTTTTGGTCTATTGTTTATCTTGTTGTTGTGTATATATCCCTTTGACACTTTTTCGATAGGATTTTATTTACTTATTAATCTTATTTGGGGAACTATAGGTCATATAGATAAGGATGTGTTTAAGAATACTTACTTTGAATGTTGGACACGAGATATACTGTGCCTTACCTTGTTTCACAATATTCATCATCAAGATCCGAACTGTAATTATGGTTTTTACACATTATTATGGGATAAACTTTTTAAAACGTATCGAAAAGTATAGTAAATGCCTTGTAAATATTTGAATATTAGCAGGGTACTAATTTTTTTACTATCATTATAATGATGTGATTTACTTGTTTCCATTTGTAAGGTGTTGATATATAATGGTGTCTATATCTATACAGTGGTTTATAACTATCTATTTAATTGTTTTTGGAAACGTAATTTTATTTTTTTGTCATTTGAAATTTGTAAATTTGATATTCATGGTTTTAGACAAGGAGTTTAGGATTATGTATACTATGTTATTTAAAAAGAAAAATATGAAAAAGGGTATTGTAATATTGGCACTAAGTATAGGAGGAGTACTATATGCGCAAGATCATACTACAGTGACAGATTCTATACATAGAGATACTCTTAAGTTGAAGGATATTAGTTATCTAGTAGAGACTTCTACTGTTAATGATAGTTTGAAAGTTGTAGAGAAGGCAGCGTCATATCCTAATACACTAACTATGCTAACGGATCGATTAAAGTTTATTTCACTTTATGATCAGCAAGCTAAGGCATATATAGAGGTAGAGAACAAACAAGATACAATACAGGTAAACGCTATATATCAAGAAGGGGAGATATATAACGGATTATTAGTAGAAGAAAATGTATCTAATGATCTTGATATTGTCTATTATAAAGATGCTATTCCGAGATATCGTTATACTACAGATCATGATTATCATTACTACACGTTATTATCTAGTGAGTTAGATAAGAACGATTCCATACGTGGACAGTTCTATGATTTACATGAAGGGAGTCTATTACCTTTAAAGCAATACTATGTAGATGGACAATGGGTAACAACATGGCAGAAAGGCTTAGAACAGCAAGAAGTAGTGATAAATGGCTTATCTACACCTGTTACCTTATTTTCTTCATTAGACAATAAAAAAGAGCGCATGTTATGGAAAATAAAGGATGAACACGAGGTCTTACATTATGTTTTTTTACAGAGAGTAGGTAATGTTCTCTTAGTATATGAACAGACTTGTCCTACAGTAGAAGGAGAAGAAATATATTTAAATATTGCCTCTATCATTAATGTTGGCTTTGATAAGAAAAGAGTTACCGCAAGGACTAATGATAAGGAATCTATCTCTGATGTTTACTTTGAAAACTTTGGTAAACGCGATTGGAAAAAGCCTAATCAGTATGTTTTTGATTATTATAGAAGATCTGATAAGAAGCTTGTACGTGCTCGTGCTGTACTAGATCCAACTGTGATGAGTAATAAGGTGTTCTCAGACTTTATAATCGCTTTAGTGAATAATCCAGAGTTGTTTAGAAGAGACGTTCATTTAAAAGATTTTTCTTTTGAAGATGTATTGAGTAAACAAATTCTACGATTAAATTCTACGATTAAGCCAACTCACATTTTAGACGAACAGAAATAAAATAAAAGAAGCCAACTAAATGTTGGCTTTTTTACATTTAAGGGATTAGAAATTAAGCTAGTATCTACAGAAGTAAAAACTATTCTAATTTAACAGATTTATCTTTTTGTAGTACTCGTCATTTTGTACCTTTAGCTTGAAAAATTTATTATCATAATGACATATTTAGAAAAATTATCGAAGATACGTTCACTGATGAAGGAGAGAGGAATTGATGGATACATTATCCCTTCTTCAGATCCACATATCAGTGAATATTTACCAGATTATTATAAGTGTATAGTTTGGACATCTGGTTTTAGTGGTTCAGCAGGAACATTAGTGATTACACAAGATTTTGCTGGATTATGGACTGACTCTCGTTATTTTGTACAAGGACCAGCACAGTTAAAAGGTTCTGGTTTTGAGTTAGTAAAATTAAAAGTTCAACATGCACCAGAGTATGTGTCATGGTTAGGAGATAAATTACAAGCAGGAAATACAGTTGCCTTTGATGGTAACTTAGCTTCATTAGCAGTAGCGAATGCTGTAAATACTATATTAGGTCCTTTAAACATTAAGGTAGATGGTCATGTAGACTTATTAGATGTAATATGGAATGATAGACCAGCTTTACCTACAGAGCCAGCTTATACATTACCTATTTCTATTACAGGGCAATCTACTCCAGATAAGATAGCAGCTGTACGCAAAGTTTTAAAACAAAAAAGAGCGACATGTCACCTAATTTCATCTTTAGATGATTTAGCTTGGGTATTGAATATTAGAGGTACAGATGTAAAATGTAATCCTGTTACACTAGGGTTTGTATTTATTAGTCAAGATAAATCAATCTTATTCATTGATTCTAAGAAATTAGATAAAGGTACAGCTGAGGAATTACAAGGGTATGGTATCTTAATCAAACCTTATGAGGAAGTAAGAAATTACCTAAAATCACTAGGAACAAGCGAAACTATCTTGTTAGATCCTAAGCGTACTTGTTTTGCTACTTATGATTCTGTTCCTGAGGGAGTAACTATCTTAGAGGATATGAACCCGTCTACTATGCTAAAAGCAGTGAAGAATGAAGTGGAGTTAAACCATGAGAGACATGCCATGATTAATGATGGTGTAGCACTGACGAAGTTCTTTAAATGGATAGAAGAAAATGTAGCTTCAGGCGAATTATCTGAGATGAGTATTGCAGATCATTTAAGAGGATTACGTGCAGAACAGCCAGGTTTTAAAGATATTAGTTTTGATACTATTGCTGGATATAAAGATCACGGAGCTTTACCACACTATAAGGCAGAACTGGATAGCAACTATAAATTAGAGGCTAAAGGATTGCTTTTAGTAGATTCTGGTGGACAATACGAGACAGGAACTACAGATATTACACGTGTAGTATCTTTAGGACAGTTGACTCAAGAAGAAAAAGAAGATTACACTATTGTTTTAAAAGGAACGATAGAAGGATCTATGGCTATCTTCACTAAAGGTACTAGAGGATATCAAATCGATGCTATAACACGTCGTCCTATCTGGGCTACTATGCGTAACTATGGACATGGTACAGGTCATGGAGTAGGATTCTTCTTGAACGTACACGAGGGGCCTCATACTTTTAATGGTGCTGCAGTAGATATTGCGATAGAGCCAGGAATGATCAGTTCTATAGAACCAGGATTATACAGAGAAGGTAAGCACGGTATTCGTATCGAAAACTTAGTAGTATCTAAGGATTTAGCTTCTAATCAATTCGGTGATTTTATGGATTTCGAAACAATCACCATCTGTTATATCGCAACAGATTTAGTAGAGAAGTCACTATTAGATCAAGTACATATTGATTGGTTAAATAACTATAATCAATGGGTGTATGAATCTTTAGAATCAAAATTATCAGCTGAAGAAGCTGCTTGGTTAAAAGAAAAGACAAAAGCAATTTAAGTTGCACATAAAAAAAGGTTGATTCATTTGAATCAACCTTTTTTACTTTTATTACGCTTGTAATATGTTTGAGTAGCGAATAATAGGATTATATCCGTTACTTTCAAATTTTTTGTACTTTGTGATTAATGACTCAGTAGACTTAAAACCACATACATCAGCAATCTCCTCAAATGAATTCTTCGTAAAGAATACAAGTTCCAAACTCTGTAAGTACTTTCTCTTATCATAAAAGGTAAGATACTCCTCTCCAAAGAAATAGATGAAATCATTATTAAAATCTACACTAGAGATACTCTTCTTATCTAGGGCATCTTTTAGAGCCTGTGGTGTTGTTACTTTACTTAACGCTAATTCTCTATAAAGCTTTACATACTTAGCCTTGTCTTTCATATAGAAATCTACTTCTAATAAAGAATCAATACGTTCATTACGAATGTTTAAGTAGAATAAGTTTAGTATAAATTCTCCTGTCTTAGAATCTTTAAATAAAGTTCCTCCTAAGCCACATAGTCTATTCTCTCTATTCAGACAATTAAACTTAATGTAATGATAGGTGTCTTCGCTCAGTCCTTTAGTTAAAAAAGGAAGATCACCTAGTACTACTTTTAAAATCTGCTGTTGAACTTTAGGTTCAAACTTGTCAAAATTAATATCTCTTACTTGTTTAAAATTTTTATCTAATACTAATGAGAAGGCTTCTGCATATTGGACATTATCTTTCTCTTGTTGTATAGTCGCATAGTTTAAGTGAACTAATGACTTATACAGTGTAGTTGTCATAGAATCAAAATAATTGTAATGAAATCGTTGCCAAGCTAGAGAATGCTTGTTCGTTTTAATGTTGAGGTTAGTAAATTTCTCTACGAATACCCCCAGGACATCTGAGAGTTCTTCAAATAATTCAAGTGTCATAATAAGTTGTTTGATTAGTTAGGTTTTGTTAAGGACAATTTATATAATTTTTCTATAAAAACAAACAAGAATATTTTAATTTAAGTATTTATTCCTGTGTTAAAATTGTAAATAGCTAAATAATTTCGGTATACTGTTGCATTATAATCAATGTGGGTCAAGTGCCTAAAGTCTGTATAACCGTGGTGTTTAGAAGGATTTAGTATTAAAATTGAAAACAAAAATGGGGAGAAATGAAAGATGTTTTTTTACATTATCTTTGTCTATAAAAAGTTCTGTAAAAATGAAAAAACTTTCTAAAAACAGGGATTTAAGTTCTTATTATAAAGCTTTTTTTAGACTATGAACGATTGGTAAAGTAAAGAAAAGGTAACTTTTGTTCTTA
It encodes the following:
- a CDS encoding sterol desaturase family protein, whose amino-acid sequence is MLDLVIGMSITQLILFSIVLNILFYGVSIGLYLTLNRCKKGEYIQEIKQEITRRDLILSFVVLLCNAGVFVLGVGLYNYGYIHVLEGSSITVIALQTLGLVIGMDFLMYVFHRLAHIPIFYPLAHLRHHEHNSVNAISLFVLHPLEAIGFGLLFILLLCIYPFDTFSIGFYLLINLIWGTIGHIDKDVFKNTYFECWTRDILCLTLFHNIHHQDPNCNYGFYTLLWDKLFKTYRKV
- a CDS encoding S41 family peptidase, which produces MIKKGLLLIALLLSSSFVLGQKKYSELTKEDYLNDFDILINIIKKQHPNPFRTISEKDLDAKVAEIRKKLEENPSYANFLLSNPIPLIHDAHSSLSTDSTVFEDFTKETSFFPINTIVYDGKVFVNQHNPTIPVGSIITKVNDVKSGDYLKRINVTTDGSIEADDAKDFSFYVSLMSPEQEYKITYLDSLNAVESKEATLKAVNYARNYYNVQKAILPVDIISYSYGIYGQKVNDDTYCLTIKTFAFSEEFAYQKLSSFFEKINEEGVKNLIIDIRGNGGGYLSNIPLFYSFISQEKVFKNNYRYATKVIDINVRENLIDASGRQYSDMDIKNMNNFMFQRYDKSEVEGDEYYYGNNRLDESYVENYPRDRYFFEGNTMLLIDNNTVSAAAYFASLFKENKRGIIIGQETRTCSNFTTASWFINYKLPNTQTVVDLPRSEVFFNNSISTEKGCRGVLPDYTVDEKGFYRSILNEEDPELTFALDLLKRQAQNEEQ
- a CDS encoding calcineurin-like phosphoesterase C-terminal domain-containing protein, which gives rise to MKRLLVGISLIITSGAWAQQTQVKGRVFEDTNQNKQYDKGEPLLKDVLISNGKDLVVTNAKGEYKINSLGQGQIFLIKPSGYQSPLSKSNKVEFYIPFGEEHKSYDFPVYKQEEGKPLKAVLLGDLQSDVMDDIHHVEKLVVSELATTPPDLIFPLGDLAFDRLEVFEPLSQALGVIGSPIYYVVGNHDLNFGSGLTLNDRDSSYKKAFGPSYYALEYGEELILVLNNILPVNDKEYIGTIDEVQKTFIQNVLARYTLKYDKVKVMMHIPIEFMEDKQEFLDLFKDYKEVFVAVGHTHTQYHQYFERENKKPVHQLVAGAVCGAWWQGPHDIEGIPFAMMYDGTWKGYWTLETKKGDYNLSYKVSGRAEDKQIQIWTPEVQEWDKSLEHLNDGYVYANVFAADLNTNVEISFDGVSWQKMEYYEGVDPHYTRLIELQNQGRYKNMKSSPLVDAKRKSKHLWRMPIPKGLKEGPQLIKVKAIDPRYGLNHVENRVLWTPK
- a CDS encoding RagB/SusD family nutrient uptake outer membrane protein, which encodes MKKYSLSKYSLVLGLSAILSLGACSSDFTELDPKGNTSYENFWKTEQDATEAANSLYQMMMEDEMFGRGFFWYINASDDMVTGRLNATADNIKNFNLNGDEGYINGIYQNAYKVIRRANDIIVNVPGMKISESLKKRVLGEAYFMRGFFYFWLAHTYGDNGNNGGVPIITEANMSQPAGSYTRPKSVIENYDHIVQDLTKASELLPLFTSYSADNYGRAHKDAALAYIAKTYLYWAQYDSSKFNEVIKYADAVTNSGSGRALVNTGNPSKDYRELHSALNNWKSEYIWSVNSGIEGGSILPGCMLENKGWGAYNGWGYFTPTEGLYQEFEKGDARRAVTLMVFGDEFSYFGQTKRYSSENSMSGLQFNKYMYEYSTEDALGKFINMNGDKPTTNYNVPLMRYAEILLMKAEAQIMLGQNGDQALNQVRKRAGLAPKNGATMTDLKHERRVELAGEFANRHFDLVRWGDAKEAYGKPLYGRIHEDRSNPDSPYKVSEVWKARNFDASYMHVWPIPNRAVQSSGIQQNVGW
- a CDS encoding alkaline phosphatase; translation: MKRLFLSIAFISSVLMANAQSKNYKIHSHNDYHQSTPFWTAYSNGAESIEIDLVIEQGKLYVAHEVSSVQVNRTIESLYLESLEKAIQLGIGKAKGLSFLIDLKSNANQSMELLLPVLKKYERLIKEQEITFVISGNKPDTKVFEQYPYYVKLDHQSLTPLKNAMLWERVAMVSLNFKDYSVWNGKGRMVEEERQKLQEVIDLVHKQGKQVRFWGTPDGKTAFKAFYDMGIDVINTDNPYLAQTYLKNLDRAVYHNTTVSEVYKPTFANDDKDVPIKNVILLIGDGNGLTQISSAALANGGDLSLLQLKSVGFIKTQAGDDFTTDSAAAGTALATGQKTYNRSIGMGMDRMPLKNMTEYLAPFNYKTGVITTDELTGATPSAFYAHQKDRDDSSLIAQDLLKSQLSLFVGGGRKSFKNVNLKQEFTLLEQVEQLSTSKDARVGYFLGEGGLKGVIEGRIDVLAQSTKHSLDFLSKGDQPFFLMVEGAKIDSYGHFNNTGGIVTEGIDFDKAITEALKFADKDGQTLVIITADHETGGFAIPQGDVKQGIIEGDFISHDHTGTMVPIFAYGPKSGEFRGAYENNEVYHKIIKLLNLDN